CAATGATGGATATGGCACGTTTGATTCCGATTACAGCCAATCGATCGCGGTGTTGGATATCGCCAAAAATGAATTGACCGATTTCCCTGACAAGCGCCTTGAACGCAGGGCGCGTCAATCTTTTTTCTACGGACTTGCATTCAGCAACAATGGAAAAGAGCTCTACGCCAGCATGAGCTCTATGAGCGATCCTTCGGGCAAGAGCTCCGGGAGTACAGGCAGTGGAGTTGCCGTATATAAGTTCTCGAAGGGAAAAGTAGAGACAGCAGGATTCATTCGCTTTCCTGCCTCGAACCGACCCGCGCAGCCGAAGGCAATGCCTGACGATCCTGACGAAGAGCCGAGCAAGGGTCCTGGATTCACGGTTCCATATCCGAGCGGCATCTGCGCCTTCCGGCAGAACGGGAAGGAGATGCTCCTCGTCGCCGATAATCTCTCGGATTCGGCCGAGATTGTCGATGTAAAAAGCAAAAAGGTCACGAAGACCGTTGACCTTGCTGTTTACAGTGCTGTGCCGGGCTCATATCCATTCGCGGCAAAGACGACGAAAGACGGAAGCACAGGATACGTAAGCCTTTGGAACGCTTCGCGAGTGGCGGAGATCGATCTGACACAAGGCTCTGTGCGCCACATGTTCGAATTGCATCTTCCGAGTAACTTGGAAGCGGCGGGTTCGCACCCCACGGCACTGCTGCTCAGCCCCGACGAGAAGCGCCTCTATGTTGCGCTCGCCAATACGGATGAAGTAGCTGTCATCAACCGTGACAGCAGGGAAGTGTCATATCTCAACACCAAACTTCCTGACCAACAGTATGGGGGCAATTTCCCCATCGCCCTCGCTCTCACTCCCGATGGACAGCGTTTATTTGTCGCAAATGCGAGCTCCGACGCCATAGCTGTCTTCGACAGCCCTGAATCGAATTCGAAACCTCGCGGCTTTATTCCTACCGAGTGGTATCCGACAGCGTTGGCTGTTCACGATGGAGAGCTGTTCATCGCTACTGGAAAGGGCCAGAGCACCGGCCCAAACAAGGGTCTTACGGGAAAGGTAAACGGAAAGGAACGCACCAGCTACATCGCGAGCTTGCTTCATGGATCGATCGCGCGAGTGAAGTTGAACGATGTCGATGCACGTCTTCCTGATTGGACTCAAGAGGTGGAAGCCAGCAATCTCATGCGCGGCAACGCCGACCAGATTGCCTTTACCGGTGGCGGCAATCCCATTAAGCACGTGATTTACATCATCAAAGAGAACCGCAGCTATGACCAGGTGCTCGGTGATCTGGGCGTCGGGGACGGAGATCCTTCGCTAACCATGTTTGGCGAAGATGTAAGTCCAAACGAGCACAAGCTCGCGCGCCAGTTCGGCGTGCTGGACAACTTTTATGACAGCGGCGAAGTTTCGGGCGACGGGCATGTCTGGTCCAACGCCGCGATCTCCAGCGATTACACCGAGCAAACCTGGGAGATCGGCTATCGCGGCAAGGAGCGCACATATGACTACGAAGGAGTTGTCAACGAGCGCTATCCCATTCGGGAACACATCCCCGATGTCAATGAACCAGCTACCGGATACCTCTGGGGCAACTTCGCCCGGCATGGCATAACCTATCGACACTACGGCGAATTCATTTCGACAAAGTTTTGCAGTCAGAAGCAAACCGAAGAGATGCCGCAAACCGGGACACCACTGCAGCAGGGCGGCGCGTGCACGCGAAATTCAATCAAGTTCGGAGAACCGCTGCCAGACTACCTTGGCCAGCCACACGGATCCCCGAGTCCCTGGCCCTGGGCGATTCCGATGGTGCAGCAGAACATCGCGACCAAACCGGAGTTGGAAGGCCACTTCGATCCGCGGTATCCGGACTTCAATCTAAATTTCCCAGATCAGCTTCGCGCGGATGAATTCCTGAATGAATTCGAGCAGTTCGTGAGTAAGCGAAGCGCCGGACAGGACACGAT
The nucleotide sequence above comes from Terriglobales bacterium. Encoded proteins:
- a CDS encoding bifunctional YncE family protein/alkaline phosphatase family protein yields the protein MKRTLAGFLLVLTGGFFLGFRILHGSTDKNGRVGLPSSKLLLGPLPGNPQRTNSFPTATALSPDGKYLALLNDGYGTFDSDYSQSIAVLDIAKNELTDFPDKRLERRARQSFFYGLAFSNNGKELYASMSSMSDPSGKSSGSTGSGVAVYKFSKGKVETAGFIRFPASNRPAQPKAMPDDPDEEPSKGPGFTVPYPSGICAFRQNGKEMLLVADNLSDSAEIVDVKSKKVTKTVDLAVYSAVPGSYPFAAKTTKDGSTGYVSLWNASRVAEIDLTQGSVRHMFELHLPSNLEAAGSHPTALLLSPDEKRLYVALANTDEVAVINRDSREVSYLNTKLPDQQYGGNFPIALALTPDGQRLFVANASSDAIAVFDSPESNSKPRGFIPTEWYPTALAVHDGELFIATGKGQSTGPNKGLTGKVNGKERTSYIASLLHGSIARVKLNDVDARLPDWTQEVEASNLMRGNADQIAFTGGGNPIKHVIYIIKENRSYDQVLGDLGVGDGDPSLTMFGEDVSPNEHKLARQFGVLDNFYDSGEVSGDGHVWSNAAISSDYTEQTWEIGYRGKERTYDYEGVVNERYPIREHIPDVNEPATGYLWGNFARHGITYRHYGEFISTKFCSQKQTEEMPQTGTPLQQGGACTRNSIKFGEPLPDYLGQPHGSPSPWPWAIPMVQQNIATKPELEGHFDPRYPDFNLNFPDQLRADEFLNEFEQFVSKRSAGQDTMPQFILLRLPDDHTSGTRPGIATPPAAVADNDLAVGRVVEAVSHSAYWQDTAIFILEDDAQNGADHVDAHRSIAWAISRFSPHGPQGKPFVDHTFYTTVNMVHTMEALLGAPPMNNNDARAAVMAAMFSGEGDQPPYSADTRNRDNRLIYKMNPPKGADAKKSAELDFSHADAADAGVLNAILWRNRMGDRPIPHTPGAEFK